Proteins encoded within one genomic window of Mesobacillus subterraneus:
- a CDS encoding gamma carbonic anhydrase, producing the protein MMYPYKGKTPKIADSAFIADYVTITGEVEIGEESSVWFNTSIRGDVAPTIIGNKVNIQDNSVLHQSPNNPLILEDEVTVGHQVVLHSCIIRKKALIGMGSIILDQAEIGEGAFIGAGSLVPQGKKIPPNTLAFGRPAKVIRELNEDDIRDMERISREYAEKGQYYKKSASVLTSPEKRWRADQ; encoded by the coding sequence ATGATGTATCCTTACAAAGGCAAGACACCTAAAATAGCGGATTCCGCTTTTATTGCAGATTATGTAACAATCACCGGTGAAGTTGAAATCGGCGAGGAATCGAGCGTCTGGTTCAACACCTCGATCCGCGGCGATGTTGCTCCCACCATTATCGGTAATAAAGTGAATATACAGGATAACTCTGTACTCCATCAGAGCCCTAATAACCCTTTAATACTTGAGGATGAAGTGACAGTTGGGCACCAGGTCGTCCTCCACAGCTGTATCATCCGAAAAAAGGCATTGATTGGGATGGGCTCCATCATCCTTGACCAGGCTGAAATTGGCGAAGGTGCTTTCATAGGAGCAGGCAGCCTTGTCCCTCAAGGCAAAAAAATCCCGCCGAACACGCTTGCATTCGGACGCCCAGCCAAGGTCATCCGAGAGCTGAATGAAGACGACATTCGAGACATGGAGCGAATCTCAAGAGAGTATGCCGAAAAAGGACAATATTATAAGAAAAGCGCAAGCGTCTTGACCAGCCCCGAAAAGCGCTGGAGGGCTGACCAGTGA